One stretch of Bacillales bacterium DNA includes these proteins:
- a CDS encoding HD domain-containing protein: MSKRLNEQMAFLIEVDQLKKVLRQSLLTDGSRRENDAEHSWHLAMMAILLAEHANETKLDLTKVLKMVVIHDIVEIDAGDTFAYDEKGKEDKEEREQRAAQRIFGLLPEDQALELRRLWEEYERRDTAEARFAASLDRLQPLLHNFYTEGAAWKKHGVKSSQVLERAQAIGDGSRVLGDFAERLIRDAVARGYLAP; encoded by the coding sequence ATGAGTAAAAGATTGAACGAACAAATGGCGTTTTTGATCGAGGTTGACCAATTGAAAAAAGTGTTGCGGCAATCGCTGCTGACGGACGGCAGCCGGCGTGAAAACGACGCGGAACATTCGTGGCACTTAGCGATGATGGCCATTCTCTTAGCGGAACATGCCAACGAAACGAAGCTGGACTTGACGAAAGTATTGAAGATGGTGGTGATTCATGACATTGTCGAAATCGATGCCGGCGACACGTTCGCGTACGACGAAAAAGGCAAAGAAGACAAAGAAGAGCGGGAACAGCGGGCAGCGCAGCGGATTTTCGGTTTGCTTCCGGAAGATCAAGCGCTCGAGCTTCGTCGGCTGTGGGAAGAGTACGAACGCCGCGACACGGCCGAGGCTCGTTTCGCCGCTTCGCTTGATCGTCTGCAGCCGCTTCTCCACAATTTTTATACAGAAGGGGCTGCATGGAAAAAACACGGGGTGAAGAGCTCGCAAGTGCTGGAACGGGCACAGGCAATCGGTGACGGCTCCCGGGTGTTGGGGGATTTTGCCGAACGGTTGATTCGCGACGCAGTGGCGCGAGGATATTTGGCTCCTTAA